One window of the Prinia subflava isolate CZ2003 ecotype Zambia chromosome 1, Cam_Psub_1.2, whole genome shotgun sequence genome contains the following:
- the BASP1 gene encoding brain acid soluble protein 1 produces MGGKLSKKKKGYSVNDEKAKDKDKKAEGAATEEEETPKEAEDAQKATETTEVKENNKEEKGEKDTQVTANKTEEKEGEKEKTVTQEETQKTEPEKSEAVVDAKVEPQKNTEQAPKQEEPTAASAPAASSEAPKPSEPSTDAKASQPSEATAPSKADDKSKEEGEAKKTEAPATPAAQETKSEAAPASDSKPSSNEAAPSSKEPAAAAAPSSTAKASDPAAPPEEAKPSEAPATNSDQTIAVQD; encoded by the coding sequence ATGGGAGGCAAACTGAGCAAGAAGAAGAAGGGATACAGTGTCAATGATGAAAAAGCTAAAGACAAAGACAAGAAGGCTGAAGGAGCAGCAACTGAGGAAGAGGAGACTCCAAAGGAGGCTGAGGATGCCCAGAAAGCCACAGAGACCACAGAAGTGAAGGAGAACAACaaagaggagaagggagaaaaggatACTCAGGTCACTGCCAATAAGAcggaagaaaaagaaggggagaaggagaaaacagTGACCCAGGAAGAAACCCAGAAAACAGAACCTGAGAAGTCAGAGGCTGTTGTCGATGCAAAAGTAGAGCCACAGAAGAACACCGAACAGGCCCCCAAGCAAGAGGAGCCgactgctgcctctgctcctgctgccagtaGCGAAGCACCCAAACCCTCTGAGCCTAGCACCGATGCAAAAGCTTCCCAGCCTTCAGAAGCCACAGCTCCCAGTAAAGCAGATGACAAGAGCAAAGAGGAAGGGGAAGCCAAAAAGACTGAGGCTCCCGCAACGCCTGCAGCCCAAGAAACTAAAAGTGAAGCGGCCCCAGCTTCAGACTCAAAACCTAGCAGCAACGAGGCTGCGCCTTCTTCCAAGGAGCccgcggcagcagcagcacctagCTCGACTGCTAAGGCCTCggaccctgcagcccctccagagGAAGCGAAACCTTCTGAAGCTCCAGCCACTAATTCGGATCAAACCATAGCAGTGCAAGATTAA